Part of the Aquamicrobium lusatiense genome is shown below.
GCTGTAGGGCACGAAGCCGACACCGAGTTCCCGGCAGACGGCAAAAATCTCGTCTTCCGGCTCGCGGCTCCACAGCGAATATTCGCTCTGCACGGCGGCGATCGGGTGAACCGCGTGGGCGCGCCGCAGGGTCTGTGGGCTCACTTCCGAAAGGCCGAGCGCGCGCACCTTGCCCTCGCGCACCAGATCGGCCATCGCGCCCACCGTATCCTCGATCGGCACCGAGGGGTCGACGCGGTGCTGGTAGTAGAGGTCGATGACATCCGTGCCGAGGCGCTTCAGCGAGGCTTCCGCGACCGCCTTGACGTGCTCGGGGCGGCTGTCCACGCCCGTCATGCGCCCGGCCCCTGTGCCTTCGTCGCTGATCCTGAAGCCGAACTTGGTGGCGATGGTGACCTTGTCGCGCACGCCCTTCAGCGCCTTGCCGACGAGACGCTCGTTCTCGAACGGACCATAGACTTCCGCCGTGTCGAAGAAATCGACACCGATCTCCACGGCCCGGTGTAGGGTGGCGATGGAGTCTTTTTCCTCCTGTCCGCCATAGGCGAAGCTCATGCCCATGCAGCCGAGGCCGATGGGATTGACGGTGAGTTCAGTTCCAAGTTTGCGTGGTTGCATCTGCAAGCCTCCTGTGTGGGATGAGGCAGAGATAGGAGCCGGATCATCGTTCGATAATCCGTTTGTTTGTGCATTGGCTGTTCTATATCTTCGATCAATGTCGCGAAACCAGCTTTCTCATCTCGCCGTTCTTTCGGTCGTTGCGCAGCACGGCAGTTTCCGCGCCGCCGCGCGTGAACTGGGCATTGCCCCATCGGCCGTCAGCCACGCCGTCTCGGTGCTGGAGGCGCGGCTTGGGGTGCGGCTGCTGGCCAGAACCACGCGCAGCGTCGCCCCGACCGGCGAAGGCGCTGCCTTGCTGGAACGGTTGCGGCCGGCGCTCTCGGAAATAGACCTTGCGCTCGAACAGGCGCTCGAAGCGCGCGACAGGCCGGCCGGAAAGCTGCGCCTCAACGTGCCGCGCACCGCCGCCGAGCTGGCACTCGCACCGCGCCTTGCCGCCTTCGCCGCCGCCTATCCGGACATCACGCTGGAGATCGTCAGCGAGGACCGCTTTACAGATGTCGTGGAAGGCGGCTTCGATGCTGGCGTGCGGCTCGGCGAAAGCCTGCAGCGCGACATGATCGCCGTGCGTATCGGCCCCCAGCTGCGTGGGGCGGTGGTGGCCGCTCCCTCCTGTCTCGCGGGCAGGGAGTTGCCCTTGCATCCGCGCGACCTCGCCAATCACCGCTGCATCCGCTTTCGCTTTTCCAGCGGCGTCATCTATCGCTGGGAGTTTGCAAAGGAGGGCGAGGAGATCGTCATGGATGTGGACGGTCCTCTGATTCTCGGCGAAGACCGGGTGATCGTGCAGGCCGCGCTCGATGGCGCAGGCATCGCCTTCCTCTTTGAAGATTATGTGCGCCAGCCTCTGGCGGACGGGCGGCTGGTGCGCCTGCTGGAGGACTGGTGCCCGCCCTTCGACGGCTTCTTCGTCTACTATCCCAGCCGCAAGCAGATGCGCCCGGCGCTCAGGGCCTTCGTGGATTTCTTTCGCTGGCGCGGCTAAAAGGTAATCTTCCGGCCGCTTGGCTTTTCCGCTCCTTTGGGGCAAATCCGGGCCGATAATTCTGGAGGCAGGACCATGTTCCGCTGGGGTGTCCTTTCGACGGCGAAGATCGCGCGCGAGCAATTGCTTCCGGCCATCGCCGGTTCCGACAATGGCGTGGTGTCGGCAATCGCCAGCCGCGATCAGGCCCGCGCCCGGCAACTGGCCGACCGGTGGAACGCACCCCATGCCTTCGGCTCCTATGAGGAGCAGCTGGCTTGCCCGGAGGTGGACGGTGTCTACATTCCCCTGCCGACCTCGCAGCATGTCGAGTGGACGGCGAAGGCCATCGGGGCCGGCAAGCATGTGCTGGTGGAAAAGCCGCTGGCGCTGAAGGCGGAAGATATCGCCCTGCTGATTGCGCTGCGCGATCGGCACAAGGTGCTGGTCAGCGAAGCCTTCATGGTCGTTCATCATCCGCAGTGGATCAGGGTGCGGGAACTGATCGCGGAAGGGGCCATCGGCCGGCTGCGCCATGTGCAGGGCGCTTTCTCCTATTTCAACGTCGATCCGCAGAACATGCGCAACCGGCCCGATCTTGGCGGCGGCGCGCTGCCCGACATCGGCGTCTACCCGACCGTGACGACGCGCTTCGCAACGGGGAGCGAACCGCAGCGCGTGCAGGCCACCATCGAGCGCGACGCCACCTTCGGCACAGATATCTATTCCTCGGTGCGCGCCGATTTCGGCACCTTCGAGCTGTCCTTCTATCTGTCGACGCAGATGGCCGCGCGCCAGATCATGGTCTTCCATGGCGACAGGGGTTTCATCGAGGTCGCTTCGCCCTTCAACGCCGGGCTTTATGACGACCATGTGGTGACGCTGCACAACCAGAACCACGATGCGGCGCAGCTGTTTCGCTTCCCCGGCGCGCAACAATATCGCCTTCAGGTCGAGGCGTTCGTGCGGGCCGCTCGCGGAGGGACAGACCGCATCTTCACGCTGGAGGAATCGGTGCTGAACCAGAAGGTCATCGACGCCATCTTCCGCGCCGGCGAACATGACGGCTGGGAGCCGGTCTGATCCCCCGATGAGCAAGATTTTATTGCCGGAACTTCCGGTCACCGCCGTTCTGGCCGATCTGGGCACAGCGTTGGAGCATGGCAACAAGGCGGTGCTGGTTGCACCGCCAGGCGCCGGCAAGACGACGCTCGTGCCACTCAGCCTGCTCGATGCCGGCTGGCGCGAGGGCGGCACCATCGTGCTTCTGGAACCGCGCCGGCTGGCGGCGCGCGCCGCGGCACGACGCATGGCCTCCCTTCTGGGCGAGGAGCCGGGCGGCGTGGTCGGCTATGCCATGCGCATGGAAAAGCGCGTGTCGGAGCGCACCCGCATCCTTGTTGTCACCGAGGGCGTGCTGGCGCGCATGATCCTCGACGATCCCGAGCTGCCCGGCATCAAGGCCGTCATCTTCGACGAGTTTCACGAACGCTCGCTGGACGGCGATTTCGGCCTCGCGCTGGCGCTCGACGTGCAGGGCGCGCTGCGTCCCGATCTGCGCCTGCTGGTGATGTCGGCGACGCTGGATGGCGCGCGCGTGGCAAAATTGCTTGACGGTGCCCCGGTGATCGAAAGCGAGGGCCGCGCCTTTCCCGTCGACATCCGCTATCGGGAACGCCCCGCCGGCACGCCGGTCGAGGATGCCATGGCCGCCGCCATCCGTGCGGCCCTGTCGGAAGAGGCCGGCAGCGTGCTTGCCTTCCTGCCCGGCCAGCGCGAGATCGAGCGCACCGCCGAGCGGTTGGAAGGCCGCGTCGCGGCCGACACCGACATCGTGCGGCTCTACGGCATGATGGATGCGAAGGCGCAGGACGCCGCCATCCGCCCGCCTGTCGCCGGCCGGCGCAAGGTGGTGCTGGCCACGGCCATTGCCGAAACCTCGATCACCATAGATGGCGTGCGCGTCGTCATCGACAGCGGACTGGCGCGCCTGCCCGCCTATGAGCCGGCCAGCGGCCTCACCCGGCTGGAGACGGTGCGCGTGTCGCGCGCCTCGGCCGACCAGCGCGCCGGGCGTGCCGGGCGCACGGAGCCCGGCGTGGCGATCCGGCTGTGGCGCACCGAGCAGACGGCGGCGCTTCCCGCCTTCACGCCGCCCGAAATCCTTGCCGCCGACCTCTCCGGCCTGTTGCTGGACTGCGCGGCGTTCGGCGTTGCCGATCCCGCAAGCCTTGCCTTCCTCGACCCGCCGCCCGCTCCTGCGCTCAACGAGGCGCGCAATCTTCTGCGCACGCTGGACGCCATCGATGGCGATGGCCGCCTGACCGGAGCCGGCCAGGCGATGCGGCGCCTCGCCTTGCCGGTGCGGCTTGCGCATATGGTGGCCGAGGCTGCCCGAAATGGGCATGAGCGGGACGCGGCCCTTCTCGCCGTGCTTCTGACCGAGCGCGGGCTTGGCGGCGACAGCGCCGATCTGGAACGGCGGCTGATGCGCTTTGCCGGCGAGAAATCACCCCGCGCCAATGCGGCGCGGCAATTGGCGCAGCGGCTGGCGCGTAGCGCCGGCGGAGGCGTGAACAGCGACGCCCCATCCTCGCCCGGCGCGCTGCTGCTGCATGCATGGCCGGATCGCGTCGCCAAGGCGCGCGGCGAGCGCGGGCGCTTCGTGCTCGCCAATGGCTCGGGCGCGATGCTCGACGCGGCCGACCCGCTGGCTGCGGAACCCTTTCTCGTCGTCGCGGACTTGCAGGGCAAGGCGCAGAATGCGCGCATCACGGCAGCGGCTGCGGTCGGCGAAGACGACATCCGCGCCTTGCTCGGCCACGCCATCGAAAGCCGCCGCGATACGCTGTTTGATCTCGAGCGCCGCAGCGTGCGGGTGCGCGAGCAGAGCCGGCTGGGCGCCATCGTGCTTGCCGAGCGCATGCTGCCCGCCCCGACTGGCGACGAGGCGAATGAAGCCGTGCTCGATGCTGTGCGTGCGCACGGTGTCTCCATCCTGCCATGGGGCAAGGAGGCAACGGCACTGCGCCAGCGGCTGTCATGGCTGCACAAGGGTCTTGGCGACCCGTGGCCGGATATGAGCGACGAGGCGCTGACCGCCCGGCTTGAGGATTGGCTGCTGCCCTTTCTCACCGGATCGGCCTCGCTCGCCTCCATCAGCGGCAATGCGTTGACGGCCGGGCTGACCGCGCTGGTGCCGCACGATCTTCAGCGGCGCATCGATGCGCTGGCGCCCACCCATTTCGATGCGCCATCGGGCAGCCACGTACCGGTCCGCTATGACGGCGAGCAGCCGGTTCTGGCCATCCGCGTGCAGGAACTGTTCGGCCTCGCTGCCCATCCGGCTATCGCCGGCGGCACGGTGCCGCTGACGCTGGAACTGCTGTCGCCGGCGCACCGGCCGATCCAGACCACGCGCGACCTGCCGGGCTTCTGGCGCGGCTCATGGGCGGATGTGCGCTCCGACATGCGCGGGCGCTATCCAAAACATGTCTGGCCGGAGAACCCGCTTCAGGCACAGGCTACCAGCAGGGCGAAGCCTCGCGGAACCTGAAATGTTTTGACCGGCCGCACGGGTCGGAGCGCTTCCCAAGGGGCATCGAGAAATTCTGACGCAGGGGCAGCAGGAACGTCTGTTCTGCTTTTGCAATTGTCTGCAACCTGAGTGCACCCAGAGCTGGTATTTGTTCCTGTATTGTTCTTGCATGCCGTGAAAAATCGTGCTTTCCTGTATGCCTGACCAAGGGGAAGGTTCGGCCTGACGGGCGAGGTCGGGTTTTGACGTCGTGGTGTGCGCTCCGGGGACGCACAGGGGGAGGCATAGCATGGTTTCACGCGTGCGAACGGTCGCCTTTCAGGGCATCGAGGCCGTGCCCGTCGACGTGCAGATCATGGTGGCGCCGGGAAAGGTGGGCATGTCCATCGTCGGCCTGCCCGACAAGGCGGTCGCGGAAAGCCGTGAGCGTGTGCAGGCCGCCCTTCATGCGTCCGGCCTGTCGATGCCCGCCAAACGCGTGACGGTCAATCTGGCGCCTGCCGATCTGCCCAAGGAAGGCAGCCATTACGACCTGCCGATCGCGCTGGGGCTGATGGCCGCGCTCGGGGTCATTCCGGGCGAGGCGCTGAGCGCCTATGTGGTTCTGGGAGAACTGTCGCTGGATGGCGCCATCGCTTCGGTCGCCGGTGCGCTGCCGGCAGCGATCGCCGCCAACGGAGAGGGCCGGGGCCTGATCTGTCCGCATGATTGCGGGGCCGAAGCGGCGTGGGCCGGTATCGAATTTGACCTTCTGGCGCCGCGCAGCCTGATCGCGCTTGCCAATCATTTCCGGGGCACGCAGGTGCTCACGCGGCCTGAGCCGGGCGTGCGCGCCGGCAGCGCCGATCTGCCCGATCTGGCCGACATCAAGGGGCAGGAAAGTGCGCGCCGGGCGCTTGAGGTGGCGGCCGCAGGCGGTCACAATCTGCTGATGACCGGCCCGCCGGGCTCGGGGAAATCCATGCTCGCCCAGCGGCTGCCGTCGATCCTGCCGCCGCTGTCGCCGCGCGAGTTGCTGGACGTGTCGATGATTGCGTCTATTGCCGGGGAACTGGCGGGCGGGCGGCTTACCGATCGCCGGCCGTTCCGGGCCCCGCATCATTCCGCCTCGATGGCGGCGCTGGTGGGCGGCGGGTTCAGGGCGCGTCCCGGTGAGATATCGCTGGCCCATCACGGCGTGCTGTTTCTGGATGAGTTTCCTGAATTTTCTCCGCAGACCCTCGATGCGCTGCGCCAGCCGCTCGAAACGGGTTCCTGCATGATCGCGCGCGCCAATCACCGCATCAGCTACCCGGCACGGATCCAGCTGGTCGCCGCCATGAATCCCTGCCGCTGCGGCATGGCTGGCGAACCGGGTTTTCGCTGTGCGCGCGGCGAGCGCTGCCGCACGGAATATCAGGCCCGCATCTCCGGACCCTTGCTGGACCGCATTGATCTCAGGATCGAGGTGCCTGCGGTTTCGGCTGCCGACCTGATCCGCCCGGGAAAGTCGGAAGCGAGCGCTGCCGTGGCCACGCGCGTGGCGCGGGCGCGCGATCTCCAGCGAGCCCGTTTCGAGGCGCTGGGTGCCGATGGAGCGCTGACCAACGCCCAGTGCCCGCCTTCGCTGATCGAGGTGGTCGCCACCCCCGATCAGGGAGGAATGATGCTTCTGCAGGATGCCAGCGAAAAGCTCGGCTTCTCCGGCCGCGCCTATCACCGCGTGCTGAAAGTTGCGCGCACGCTGGCCGATCTCGACGGCAGCGAGGGCATCGGCCGCATCCATGTGGCGGAGGCGATCTCCTACCGCATGGAGACCGGGCTCATGGCGAAGGCTGCATAGTTTTGCCTCCGGGCTGCCGGCCTGAGTGATCATCGGGCGCGTGGCAGCTTCCCTGTGTGTGTGTGTGTGCGGAGCTCGGCAAGGGACGGTTGGCGGCGCTTGCCGTACTGATCCGCGACGGTTTTTTCCGGCGTGGTGAATGGCACTTGATCGGATGGCGGCGCAGCAGGTGTCGGCTGCACCGGATTGGAGCATTTCTGCTTTTTCCCGGATCGCAGAAATGCTCCGATCCTTTATTTTCGCGCAATGCGGAGCGCACAAAACCGCAGTGCACTTCTGCTGAAATTGCTACAGCGCACGGAGCATATGGGGCGGGCGCGAAAATGAAAAAGCCGGCGAGGTGCGCCGGCTTTTGTCGGGTTCATTCGGTCGAAGGTCCGTCAGATGCGACCCTTCCACGGGATGAAGACCTTTTCCAGATGGCGGATGAGCAGGTCGAAGGCGAAGGCGAAGACGCCGATCACGATGATGCCCATGATGACGGTGTCGCTTGCCAGATATTCGGCTGCATTCAGCACCATGAAGCCGAGGCCGCGGCTGGCCGCCACCATTTCGGCCGCCACCAGAGTCGTCCAGCCGACACCGATGCCAATGCGCATCCCGGTGAAGATTTCCGGCAGCGCCGCCTTCATGATGACCTGAGTGATCACCTGCTGGCTGGTTGCGCCCATCGCATAGGCGGCGTGGATCTGTTCGGTCGAGACCGAGCGCACGCCGGCGCGGGCCGCGATCGCCATCGGCGCGAAGATGGCGAGGAAAATCAGGAAGACTTTTGGGAACTCGCCGATGCCCAGCCAGATGATGACCAGCGGCAGATAGGCGAGCGGTGGCAGCGGCCGGTAGAACTCGATGATCGGGTCGAGCACGCCGCGAACGACCCGGTTGACGCCCATCAGGATGCCGATCGGAATGGCCGTCACGCAGGCCAGCGCGAAAGCGCCGAAGACGCGGCCGAGGCTGGCAAGCGTGTGTTCGATGAGCGTGGAGTTGGCAACGCCGTCGGTCATGGCAAGGATGAACTTGTTGTAGACGGCAATCGGAGAAGGCAGGAACAGCGGCCTCACCCACCCCATCGAGGTGACGAGGAACCACAGCGCAATCAGCACCAGTGCCGTGATGAGGCTGATATGGCCGCTGTAGCCCTCGCCCGGTGCGCCATAGACCTTGCCGGGTTGTGCGGATTTCGCCTTGGACAGCCGCTCAAGCATGGGCCAGCTCCGGATTTCCTGATGCTCGCTCGTCGCCATAGATAATCCCCAGTATGGTTTCCCGCATTTCGATGAAGTCGGGGCTGGACTTGATTGCGCGCGCATCTCCGCTTTCGAGGAAACGGCGGTTGAAGTCGAGTTCGTAGGTGTGGGTGATGCGGCCCGGCCGTGGCGACATGACGATCAGCCGCGAGCCGAGGAATAGCGCTTCCTCGACACTGTGGGTGATGAAGAAGAACATCTTGTTGGTGTGCTGCCAGACCCTGAGCAGCAATTCCTGAATGGTCTCGCGCGTCAGCGCGTCGAGGGCGGCCATCGGCTCGTCCATCAGCAGCATGGCCGGGTCGCAGGTCAGCGCCCGTGCAATGCCCACGCGCTG
Proteins encoded:
- a CDS encoding YifB family Mg chelatase-like AAA ATPase codes for the protein MVSRVRTVAFQGIEAVPVDVQIMVAPGKVGMSIVGLPDKAVAESRERVQAALHASGLSMPAKRVTVNLAPADLPKEGSHYDLPIALGLMAALGVIPGEALSAYVVLGELSLDGAIASVAGALPAAIAANGEGRGLICPHDCGAEAAWAGIEFDLLAPRSLIALANHFRGTQVLTRPEPGVRAGSADLPDLADIKGQESARRALEVAAAGGHNLLMTGPPGSGKSMLAQRLPSILPPLSPRELLDVSMIASIAGELAGGRLTDRRPFRAPHHSASMAALVGGGFRARPGEISLAHHGVLFLDEFPEFSPQTLDALRQPLETGSCMIARANHRISYPARIQLVAAMNPCRCGMAGEPGFRCARGERCRTEYQARISGPLLDRIDLRIEVPAVSAADLIRPGKSEASAAVATRVARARDLQRARFEALGADGALTNAQCPPSLIEVVATPDQGGMMLLQDASEKLGFSGRAYHRVLKVARTLADLDGSEGIGRIHVAEAISYRMETGLMAKAA
- a CDS encoding aldo/keto reductase; translation: MQPRKLGTELTVNPIGLGCMGMSFAYGGQEEKDSIATLHRAVEIGVDFFDTAEVYGPFENERLVGKALKGVRDKVTIATKFGFRISDEGTGAGRMTGVDSRPEHVKAVAEASLKRLGTDVIDLYYQHRVDPSVPIEDTVGAMADLVREGKVRALGLSEVSPQTLRRAHAVHPIAAVQSEYSLWSREPEDEIFAVCRELGVGFVPYSPLGRGLLTGAIRKADALGEDDWRRTLPRFQAEAMEANERLVTLLEQMAEGKGVTAAQLALAWVLHQGEFIVPIPGARRIAHLEQNVAAAQIALSDKEVADIGAALSPDKVAGKRYTEEALSLTNG
- a CDS encoding ABC transporter permease subunit, whose amino-acid sequence is MLERLSKAKSAQPGKVYGAPGEGYSGHISLITALVLIALWFLVTSMGWVRPLFLPSPIAVYNKFILAMTDGVANSTLIEHTLASLGRVFGAFALACVTAIPIGILMGVNRVVRGVLDPIIEFYRPLPPLAYLPLVIIWLGIGEFPKVFLIFLAIFAPMAIAARAGVRSVSTEQIHAAYAMGATSQQVITQVIMKAALPEIFTGMRIGIGVGWTTLVAAEMVAASRGLGFMVLNAAEYLASDTVIMGIIVIGVFAFAFDLLIRHLEKVFIPWKGRI
- a CDS encoding Gfo/Idh/MocA family protein; this encodes MFRWGVLSTAKIAREQLLPAIAGSDNGVVSAIASRDQARARQLADRWNAPHAFGSYEEQLACPEVDGVYIPLPTSQHVEWTAKAIGAGKHVLVEKPLALKAEDIALLIALRDRHKVLVSEAFMVVHHPQWIRVRELIAEGAIGRLRHVQGAFSYFNVDPQNMRNRPDLGGGALPDIGVYPTVTTRFATGSEPQRVQATIERDATFGTDIYSSVRADFGTFELSFYLSTQMAARQIMVFHGDRGFIEVASPFNAGLYDDHVVTLHNQNHDAAQLFRFPGAQQYRLQVEAFVRAARGGTDRIFTLEESVLNQKVIDAIFRAGEHDGWEPV
- a CDS encoding LysR family transcriptional regulator encodes the protein MSRNQLSHLAVLSVVAQHGSFRAAARELGIAPSAVSHAVSVLEARLGVRLLARTTRSVAPTGEGAALLERLRPALSEIDLALEQALEARDRPAGKLRLNVPRTAAELALAPRLAAFAAAYPDITLEIVSEDRFTDVVEGGFDAGVRLGESLQRDMIAVRIGPQLRGAVVAAPSCLAGRELPLHPRDLANHRCIRFRFSSGVIYRWEFAKEGEEIVMDVDGPLILGEDRVIVQAALDGAGIAFLFEDYVRQPLADGRLVRLLEDWCPPFDGFFVYYPSRKQMRPALRAFVDFFRWRG
- the hrpB gene encoding ATP-dependent helicase HrpB, coding for MSKILLPELPVTAVLADLGTALEHGNKAVLVAPPGAGKTTLVPLSLLDAGWREGGTIVLLEPRRLAARAAARRMASLLGEEPGGVVGYAMRMEKRVSERTRILVVTEGVLARMILDDPELPGIKAVIFDEFHERSLDGDFGLALALDVQGALRPDLRLLVMSATLDGARVAKLLDGAPVIESEGRAFPVDIRYRERPAGTPVEDAMAAAIRAALSEEAGSVLAFLPGQREIERTAERLEGRVAADTDIVRLYGMMDAKAQDAAIRPPVAGRRKVVLATAIAETSITIDGVRVVIDSGLARLPAYEPASGLTRLETVRVSRASADQRAGRAGRTEPGVAIRLWRTEQTAALPAFTPPEILAADLSGLLLDCAAFGVADPASLAFLDPPPAPALNEARNLLRTLDAIDGDGRLTGAGQAMRRLALPVRLAHMVAEAARNGHERDAALLAVLLTERGLGGDSADLERRLMRFAGEKSPRANAARQLAQRLARSAGGGVNSDAPSSPGALLLHAWPDRVAKARGERGRFVLANGSGAMLDAADPLAAEPFLVVADLQGKAQNARITAAAAVGEDDIRALLGHAIESRRDTLFDLERRSVRVREQSRLGAIVLAERMLPAPTGDEANEAVLDAVRAHGVSILPWGKEATALRQRLSWLHKGLGDPWPDMSDEALTARLEDWLLPFLTGSASLASISGNALTAGLTALVPHDLQRRIDALAPTHFDAPSGSHVPVRYDGEQPVLAIRVQELFGLAAHPAIAGGTVPLTLELLSPAHRPIQTTRDLPGFWRGSWADVRSDMRGRYPKHVWPENPLQAQATSRAKPRGT